TGGGGCATGTTCTCGTTTCATGATGCCGGCGGAGAATGTCATGAAAGCTGAGGTCTCAGGACTAGCAATGGTGGTTTGAGTCTAGGCAGCGATGAGGAATCGGCTTGTTGATTTGTGACTTCGAGCAGTGGCATGTTAGTTGGGACGACTGCACCGGAGAAGTTCATAGTCTTATCTTGCAGGGTGAAAATCAAGGTCTAGCCTTAATTGTTGTGCTTGGCAATGTTCTTGTTTTTTTATGCGGGTAGCaatgtccttgttgaaggcattgttttgagagcaaaGACTTtctccagggtgaaaacctaagatctttgatcgggcgatgaTGGTGTTCGTgttctgtttccttcttggaggcgttgttTTTGAAGAAGCTGAACTTCTGGTGGTGTTGTTGTTTTAAGGAATGGatctttattttaattttttgtaattctttttttgTTGTTGAATGCATCTGTAATGGTGCTAGGGcactgcgttgttgcagaggctaaatgtaattggtatctccgcgatattaatatatactcCTTATCGAAAAATGTGTGCAAGAAGAAAAATTACAAGATCTCGTCCGGTGAACGTTCCAGTATAATGTGCATTATGATCACTTCCACGTACTCAAACCACATGCAGATACTGTCATTCTTTCTATGAACGTGCTTGTAAAAATTAGAAGAATTATGAATTATGAGAAGTTTGACTGCATGCTCTCGCGAGTCAGGTGCATGCATGGAAGCGTTGATCAATTTTCTAACGAAGAAGACGAAAGCAACTGTAGAGATGTCGGTAGGATCAATGGATCAGTAATACTATTGGCACAAATAACTGATTATTCTCAAGAAAAAGCGTGACAAGATCGCAATGACGACTGAAGAGTACACGATCGGTCTAGAGATAGGATGCCTCGATCGGTCACGATCGACCAGGCCTAGGGCCTGACGAATACCGTGATCTTGAGGCCCTTGTCGCAGTCGTCCGCCCTGCCGGAGATGAAGTTGGTCTCGCCGCGCCGCAGCGTGATCCGGTCGTTGCCGGAGCTGTACACCGTCGCGTTGGCGGGGTGCGTCGTGCAGGTCCCGAACCCGAAGTCGTCCACCACGATCACGTTGTGCGCCGCGGGGTCGTACTTGAACACTAGCACATCGCCTTCCCTGAA
This region of Lolium perenne isolate Kyuss_39 chromosome 2, Kyuss_2.0, whole genome shotgun sequence genomic DNA includes:
- the LOC127330426 gene encoding basic blue protein, encoding MAGKYGGLALVLVSLVLLHGGVQLAAAAVWNVGDSNGWTFGVISWPNKPPFKNFREGDVLVFKYDPAAHNVIVVDDFGFGTCTTHPANATVYSSGNDRITLRRGETNFISGRADDCDKGLKITVFVRP